The following are encoded together in the Adhaeribacter arboris genome:
- a CDS encoding ROK family protein, whose translation MKSLLSEDRILSVDIGGSNIKATILDAQGNLLNEYKKLPTPLPAAPEKVIATIQELVKDFSDYNKVSVGFPGYVRNGRVFTAPNLDTELWRNVCLQEQLKDALNKPVRLVNDADLQGLGVVKGQGLEMVITLGTGFGTALLLNGNLLPHLELAHHPVSGRKSYDYYVGERAFRKHGEEKWNQRMERVLKILKAVFNYDHLYISGGNASKIRFNLDENITIVSNRDGIKGGTRLWLQEDHHFSETCQSAFKIF comes from the coding sequence ATGAAAAGTCTTTTATCCGAAGATAGAATTTTATCCGTTGATATTGGTGGTTCCAACATTAAGGCCACGATTTTAGATGCTCAGGGCAACCTGTTAAATGAGTACAAAAAACTGCCGACTCCCTTGCCAGCCGCTCCCGAAAAGGTGATTGCTACCATTCAGGAATTGGTGAAAGATTTTTCGGATTATAATAAAGTATCCGTTGGCTTTCCGGGCTATGTTCGGAACGGCCGGGTGTTTACGGCGCCCAACCTGGATACCGAACTTTGGCGGAATGTTTGTTTGCAAGAGCAATTAAAAGATGCGTTAAACAAACCCGTGCGGCTAGTGAACGATGCTGATTTGCAGGGTTTAGGGGTAGTAAAAGGCCAGGGTTTAGAAATGGTTATTACGTTGGGTACGGGCTTTGGTACGGCTTTATTACTGAACGGTAATTTATTGCCTCACCTGGAGCTGGCGCATCACCCGGTAAGTGGCCGTAAAAGTTACGACTATTATGTGGGCGAGAGAGCTTTCCGGAAACACGGTGAAGAAAAGTGGAACCAACGAATGGAGCGGGTACTTAAAATTTTAAAAGCCGTTTTTAATTACGATCATTTGTACATTAGTGGCGGTAATGCTTCTAAAATCCGGTTTAACCTCGACGAGAATATAACCATTGTTTCGAACCGGGACGGGATAAAAGGGGGAACCCGCCTTTGGTTGCAGGAAGACCATCATTTTTCTGAGACCTGCCAGTCGGCTTTTAAAATTTTTTAA
- a CDS encoding PQQ-dependent sugar dehydrogenase produces the protein MNKPVFYLLVLLAAFATLAATSPLPHFSPPKSVVAADSTAFTVDKLYEGFTNPWGMAWLPDGRLLVTERAGQILVFKNNKFTGEKLTGVPEVFAEGQGGLLDIKLHPDYQKNKWIYISYSKPVEGGATTAIMRFKLQGNQLVEKKDLFLAKPYLKADFHFGSRIVFDKDKFLYFSSGERGTQPKVQELDNDHGKIHRLYDDGRVPQDNPFVNQKGAHPSIWTYGHRNPQGMVYDAENNRIWAVEHGPKGGDELNLIQKGKNYGWPKTSYGINYDGTILTEFKEMAGVENPVRYWVPSIGPCGMTMVTSNQYPDWKGNLLVGALAFRYIARVQLEGTKYVKEQRLVQDIGRVRAVAEGPDGFIYALTEGPGLLIKLTPSKS, from the coding sequence ATGAATAAACCAGTTTTTTACTTACTTGTTTTACTAGCCGCTTTTGCCACCTTAGCCGCTACCTCTCCCCTGCCCCACTTTTCTCCACCAAAGTCCGTTGTCGCCGCCGATTCTACCGCTTTTACGGTAGACAAACTGTACGAAGGATTTACTAATCCGTGGGGTATGGCCTGGTTGCCGGATGGCAGGTTATTGGTTACCGAACGGGCTGGACAGATTCTCGTTTTTAAAAATAACAAGTTTACCGGCGAGAAGTTAACCGGTGTACCGGAAGTGTTTGCCGAAGGCCAGGGGGGTTTGCTCGATATTAAATTACACCCGGATTACCAAAAGAACAAGTGGATCTATATTTCCTACTCCAAGCCGGTAGAAGGGGGCGCTACCACGGCCATTATGCGTTTTAAACTGCAAGGCAACCAGTTAGTGGAGAAAAAAGATTTATTTTTAGCGAAGCCCTATTTAAAAGCTGATTTCCACTTTGGCAGCCGCATAGTTTTCGATAAAGATAAGTTTTTGTACTTCAGTTCCGGCGAAAGAGGCACGCAGCCGAAAGTACAGGAATTAGATAACGATCACGGTAAAATTCACCGCCTCTACGACGATGGCCGCGTGCCGCAAGATAATCCTTTCGTCAACCAAAAAGGAGCCCATCCGTCTATCTGGACTTACGGCCACCGCAATCCGCAAGGCATGGTATACGATGCTGAAAACAACCGCATCTGGGCCGTAGAACATGGCCCGAAAGGCGGCGATGAACTAAACTTGATTCAGAAAGGGAAAAATTACGGCTGGCCAAAAACATCTTACGGCATTAACTACGACGGCACCATTCTAACGGAGTTTAAAGAAATGGCAGGGGTCGAAAATCCGGTTCGCTATTGGGTTCCGTCCATTGGTCCGTGCGGCATGACTATGGTAACCAGCAACCAATACCCGGATTGGAAAGGTAATTTATTAGTGGGCGCTTTGGCTTTCCGGTACATTGCCCGGGTGCAGTTAGAAGGCACCAAATACGTGAAAGAGCAAAGATTAGTGCAGGATATTGGCCGGGTTCGGGCCGTAGCCGAAGGGCCGGACGGTTTTATATACGCGCTAACCGAAGGGCCAGGCTTACTCATCAAGCTTACTCCCAGCAAGTCATAA
- a CDS encoding TetR/AcrR family transcriptional regulator, whose amino-acid sequence MTNCCLVPEEKLKEAAKKVFLEKGFDGTTTRDIAQEAGMNVALLNYYFRSKEKLFSLVFNELFELNFRGMLQIMNQSIPLKDKITGLIDHDFQIFKSNPGLVTFLQNELHRNPDRFLCAITLEKERLTTIFDQQLQKAIAAGEVRSITIPHVLQLIAANVQFIFQSKVMSTRLWQMTDVEFDQFVENHQKIVKDMICNYLFIPQEAD is encoded by the coding sequence ATGACAAACTGTTGTTTAGTACCCGAAGAAAAGTTAAAAGAGGCGGCTAAAAAAGTGTTTCTGGAGAAAGGTTTCGATGGCACTACCACCCGCGATATTGCTCAGGAAGCCGGCATGAATGTAGCCTTGTTAAATTATTACTTCCGGAGTAAAGAAAAACTTTTTTCGTTGGTTTTTAATGAATTATTCGAGCTTAATTTCCGGGGTATGCTCCAGATAATGAATCAATCTATACCCTTGAAAGATAAAATCACGGGATTAATTGATCATGATTTTCAAATTTTTAAAAGTAATCCGGGCCTAGTTACCTTTTTGCAGAACGAGTTGCACCGCAATCCGGACCGTTTTCTCTGTGCTATAACCTTAGAAAAAGAACGTCTTACCACGATTTTTGACCAGCAGTTGCAGAAAGCTATTGCGGCGGGTGAGGTTCGCTCCATTACTATTCCGCATGTGTTGCAGCTCATAGCGGCTAATGTGCAGTTTATTTTCCAAAGTAAAGTAATGAGTACCCGATTGTGGCAAATGACGGATGTAGAATTTGACCAGTTTGTGGAAAACCACCAGAAAATAGTGAAAGATATGATTTGCAATTACTTATTTATTCCGCAAGAGGCTGATTGA